Proteins co-encoded in one Desulfitobacterium hafniense DCB-2 genomic window:
- a CDS encoding amino acid ABC transporter permease: MNRPNLLWKNEESHHPTRVQQAFNIALVSAFMLGVLLWAFYSLDYTLRLDTVYLYRTKFIDGFLMTIIIAFFSLILSLIIGSFLAFAGKSRFLPLHYFSKAYVEIIRGTPLLVQIYVFFYIIATAMHLSNRYVLGVIILSVFSGAYICEIIRAGIESIEASQIETARSLGFTSYQRYRYIIIPQVFKRILPPLAGQLVSLIKDSSLLSVIAVSELTKNVQEVDSFTFATFENYIVLALLYMILTVPISYASKVLERKFNYEA, encoded by the coding sequence TTGAATCGGCCGAATTTATTGTGGAAAAATGAAGAATCTCATCATCCCACTCGTGTGCAGCAAGCCTTCAATATCGCACTGGTCAGCGCCTTTATGCTGGGCGTCCTGCTTTGGGCTTTTTACAGCCTCGACTACACGCTGCGACTGGACACCGTTTATCTGTATAGGACCAAGTTTATCGACGGCTTCCTGATGACGATCATTATTGCTTTTTTTTCCCTGATCTTAAGCCTGATCATCGGGAGCTTCTTGGCGTTTGCCGGAAAATCAAGATTTTTGCCTTTGCATTATTTTAGTAAGGCCTATGTGGAAATCATCAGAGGAACTCCGCTGCTGGTCCAGATTTATGTGTTTTTTTATATTATTGCTACCGCGATGCACCTCAGTAATCGTTATGTCCTGGGGGTCATCATTTTATCGGTTTTTTCCGGGGCGTATATCTGTGAAATTATCCGGGCAGGGATTGAGAGCATCGAAGCGTCTCAGATCGAAACTGCGCGATCACTTGGCTTCACATCATACCAACGCTATCGTTATATCATCATTCCCCAGGTGTTCAAAAGGATCTTACCGCCATTGGCCGGCCAGCTGGTGTCATTGATCAAGGACTCTTCCCTTTTGTCGGTGATTGCCGTCAGCGAGCTGACCAAGAACGTTCAGGAGGTGGATTCATTCACCTTTGCCACCTTTGAGAACTACATTGTGCTGGCGCTTTTATACATGATCCTGACCGTACCGATTTCCTATGCCTCGAAGGTTTTGGAAAGGAAATTCAATTATGAAGCTTAA
- a CDS encoding transporter substrate-binding domain-containing protein, whose amino-acid sequence MKKNYLLLLTAALLISSILLGCSKSQAPANQPSQAGNDATAAQELIVGMELAYPPFEMTDEKGNPTGVSVDFAKDLGAALGRPVKIENMAFSGLIPALQTKKIDMVISSMTITDERKKTVAFSDPYAKAWLALLINEKSSVKEVKDLNAPGRKVAVKNGTTGHIYAQANLPQAEIMVFEKESACILEVGQGKADAFIYDTLSIYRAWKQNEKTTRANLNPFQDKVEEWGVALRQDDKELTAKVNQFIGEYKKNGGFTRLAERYLPQEKKDFAALGVKFFFD is encoded by the coding sequence ATGAAAAAGAATTACCTTCTGCTGCTAACGGCGGCTTTGCTGATAAGTTCGATTTTATTAGGGTGCAGCAAGAGCCAGGCACCGGCAAACCAGCCGTCCCAAGCAGGCAATGACGCCACGGCGGCGCAAGAGCTCATAGTGGGTATGGAACTGGCCTATCCGCCTTTTGAGATGACTGATGAAAAAGGGAACCCGACAGGTGTCAGTGTTGATTTTGCCAAAGACTTAGGCGCAGCTTTGGGCCGACCGGTTAAAATCGAAAACATGGCGTTCAGCGGTCTTATACCGGCTTTGCAAACGAAGAAAATTGATATGGTTATTTCTTCAATGACGATTACGGACGAACGGAAAAAAACCGTTGCTTTTTCTGATCCCTATGCCAAAGCTTGGCTGGCCTTGTTGATCAATGAGAAATCTTCGGTGAAAGAGGTTAAGGATCTCAATGCGCCGGGGCGTAAGGTGGCCGTCAAGAATGGTACGACAGGGCATATTTATGCCCAAGCCAATCTGCCGCAAGCAGAAATCATGGTTTTTGAGAAAGAAAGCGCTTGTATTCTCGAAGTCGGCCAAGGGAAAGCCGATGCTTTTATCTATGATACCTTGAGCATCTACAGAGCCTGGAAACAGAATGAAAAGACGACCCGTGCCAATTTGAATCCATTCCAGGATAAAGTTGAAGAATGGGGCGTGGCCTTGCGCCAGGATGATAAGGAATTGACGGCTAAGGTCAATCAATTCATCGGCGAGTACAAGAAGAACGGCGGCTTCACAAGACTAGCGGAAAGATATTTGCCTCAAGAGAAAAAAGACTTCGCTGCTCTGGGCGTGAAATTTTTCTTCGACTGA
- a CDS encoding type II toxin-antitoxin system HicA family toxin, whose product MGKQITVRKVLEKLKEEGFIKSPNHGKGTSHQRYIHKNDPTKYADISYHHSGQVIPKGTLNSIERSSGVKF is encoded by the coding sequence TTGGGGAAGCAAATTACTGTAAGAAAAGTTCTTGAAAAACTAAAAGAAGAAGGTTTTATCAAATCCCCAAACCATGGCAAAGGTACAAGTCACCAACGATACATACACAAAAATGATCCGACCAAATATGCAGATATAAGTTACCATCATAGCGGTCAGGTCATCCCGAAAGGAACACTTAATAGTATAGAACGCTCATCAGGAGTTAAATTCTAA
- a CDS encoding type II toxin-antitoxin system HicB family antitoxin, whose protein sequence is MTNHLIYPIVVEKADDEGLGMYFPDFPGTAILSLDITDGIRRAKEMLANLVIEKEEQALPLPIPSAPEDITLYDASDRIVFIEVYLPPYRNEAKNKSVTKNCTLPKWLRDAGEEAGLNFSQLLQTSIKDALGINESKMQP, encoded by the coding sequence TTGACCAATCATTTAATTTATCCCATTGTTGTCGAAAAAGCTGACGATGAAGGCCTTGGTATGTATTTTCCTGATTTCCCCGGCACCGCCATCTTAAGTTTAGATATAACCGATGGTATCCGAAGGGCTAAAGAAATGCTTGCCAATTTAGTCATAGAAAAAGAAGAACAAGCTCTGCCTCTCCCTATCCCTTCTGCTCCAGAAGATATTACCTTGTATGATGCCAGTGATCGCATTGTATTCATAGAAGTATATTTACCTCCTTATCGCAATGAAGCTAAAAATAAATCCGTAACTAAAAACTGCACTTTACCTAAATGGTTACGGGATGCCGGGGAGGAAGCAGGTCTAAATTTCTCGCAGCTCCTTCAAACATCAATTAAAGACGCTCTCGGTATTAACGAATCTAAAATGCAACCTTAA
- a CDS encoding alpha/beta fold hydrolase: MPYIKVQGKNIFFRQNDKAISHRPTILCVHGAGGTGKKWANQLSGLRDFHLIALDLPGHGLSEGEAVDSIQSYKESIWEFVQAMKLTSFVIAGHSMGGAIALQFALDYPEWLKGLITVGSGGRLRVNPVMLKSLSRGEHPLESIRFSYSPKAAAKILEDAAEEMKAVSTQVLWADFQACDNFNVIDSIQQINLPTLVICGQEDRMTPVKYSEYLAQQIPQASLVLIPEAGHMAMIEQPEAVNKAITEFMMDSLNPAQR; the protein is encoded by the coding sequence ATGCCTTATATTAAAGTCCAAGGGAAAAATATTTTTTTCCGGCAAAACGATAAAGCTATTTCCCACAGACCGACCATCTTATGTGTGCATGGTGCCGGGGGAACTGGAAAAAAATGGGCAAATCAACTATCCGGACTCAGGGATTTTCATCTTATTGCTCTCGACCTTCCCGGACATGGACTTTCGGAAGGAGAAGCGGTTGATTCCATACAGAGTTATAAGGAAAGCATCTGGGAATTTGTCCAAGCCATGAAGTTAACATCTTTTGTCATTGCGGGGCATTCCATGGGCGGCGCGATTGCCCTGCAGTTTGCTTTGGACTATCCGGAGTGGTTAAAGGGCCTGATTACTGTTGGCAGCGGCGGCAGGTTGAGGGTGAACCCTGTGATGCTGAAAAGCTTGTCACGGGGAGAGCATCCACTGGAGAGTATTCGATTCAGCTATTCTCCTAAGGCTGCTGCAAAGATTCTGGAAGATGCTGCTGAAGAAATGAAAGCTGTGTCAACTCAGGTTTTATGGGCGGATTTCCAAGCTTGCGATAATTTTAATGTAATAGATAGTATCCAGCAGATTAATCTGCCTACTTTAGTTATTTGCGGGCAGGAGGATAGAATGACGCCGGTTAAGTATTCCGAATATCTTGCTCAGCAAATACCTCAGGCATCACTTGTGCTCATTCCGGAGGCGGGTCATATGGCTATGATCGAACAGCCGGAAGCTGTCAATAAGGCGATCACGGAATTCATGATGGATAGCTTGAATCCCGCCCAAAGATAG
- a CDS encoding IS110-like element ISDha12 family transposase, giving the protein MSLFVGIDVSSSDFKVRILDERGNEPVKRLRALNDQPGCEQVARYLFDACAQVNVDRLVIGLEATSVYSWPLQMFLAEDHSLAPLQPQIYSFNPKVVANFKKAYVDLPKNDWIDAWVIAERLRFGRLPEGSQVDFRYLPLQRLTRFRCHLIEMISREKNYFLTNLFLKFSTLAQGAVFSNTFGATSESLTLEFFSPEEVAARPLDELIDFLMEKGKRHFEDPETKARELKEAARKAHRLRGSLLQPINLILATSIETIHTLEKQVKKIDKAIEAEIRHFPNTLITIPGIGPVLSAGIIAEIGDIRRFPNEGALAKFIGLTWRTHQSGDFTADDTPLTRTGNTYLRSYIIQAANLVRQKEPEYKVFYQRKFSESKTHHHRRALVLTARKLVRMVDALLRSNQIYRPHGNRGNANQA; this is encoded by the coding sequence TTGAGTTTATTTGTCGGTATTGATGTGAGTTCCAGTGATTTTAAAGTGCGAATCTTAGATGAGCGTGGTAATGAACCGGTTAAAAGGCTACGGGCTTTGAATGATCAGCCTGGTTGTGAGCAAGTTGCCCGATATCTCTTTGACGCCTGTGCTCAAGTGAATGTGGACCGGCTGGTTATTGGTTTAGAGGCCACTTCCGTATACAGTTGGCCGTTACAAATGTTCTTAGCGGAAGACCATTCTTTAGCCCCTTTGCAGCCCCAAATTTATTCCTTTAACCCCAAGGTCGTTGCTAATTTCAAGAAGGCTTATGTGGACCTTCCGAAAAACGATTGGATTGATGCCTGGGTCATTGCCGAACGTCTACGCTTCGGTCGGCTCCCAGAGGGCTCTCAGGTCGATTTCCGCTACTTACCGTTACAGCGCCTCACTCGCTTTCGGTGTCATCTGATTGAGATGATTTCCAGAGAGAAGAATTATTTTCTCACGAACTTGTTCTTGAAGTTTAGCACGCTTGCCCAAGGTGCGGTTTTTAGTAACACTTTCGGCGCTACTTCTGAATCCTTGACACTTGAGTTTTTTTCTCCAGAAGAGGTTGCGGCTCGACCGCTTGATGAACTGATTGATTTCCTCATGGAGAAAGGAAAACGTCATTTCGAGGATCCGGAAACCAAAGCCAGAGAGTTGAAGGAAGCTGCCCGCAAGGCCCATCGACTGCGTGGAAGCCTATTGCAACCCATTAACCTTATCCTGGCCACGAGCATTGAAACCATCCACACATTGGAGAAGCAGGTAAAGAAAATCGATAAGGCAATCGAAGCAGAAATCAGGCATTTCCCGAATACGCTCATTACCATTCCCGGTATTGGCCCTGTGCTTTCAGCGGGTATTATTGCTGAGATCGGAGACATCCGTCGTTTTCCGAATGAAGGAGCCTTAGCAAAGTTTATTGGGTTAACCTGGCGTACCCACCAGTCAGGTGATTTTACAGCCGATGACACACCCTTAACCCGAACTGGCAACACCTACTTGCGCAGTTATATCATCCAGGCTGCTAACTTAGTACGCCAAAAGGAACCAGAGTACAAGGTCTTCTACCAACGTAAATTTTCGGAAAGTAAGACTCATCATCATCGCCGTGCTCTCGTGCTTACTGCACGCAAACTCGTCCGTATGGTTGATGCTCTGCTACGCAGCAACCAAATCTATAGGCCACATGGCAATAGGGGGAATGCAAACCAAGCATGA
- a CDS encoding vitamin B12 dependent-methionine synthase activation domain-containing protein: MNTKVMTAIPFTIDRDWLFTHLHIKPGKPYVEDVENMIEQALTIGKPKAAYRLAYIESKGEDFVVVDGFKFTSRVLRVNLAETFKVVPYVITCGEELERWAKTFHHMFESYCADGIMEAVMHSARVAFFSQIAEEYNLGHAVNMNPGSLEDWPLKEQAPLFQLLGDVKSLIGVELKESFLMSPIKTVSGFRFSKEGSYENCQLCPREKCPGRRAPYEQNLYAEKYQLK; the protein is encoded by the coding sequence ATGAATACCAAAGTAATGACGGCTATTCCTTTTACTATCGATCGGGATTGGCTTTTTACACATTTACATATCAAGCCGGGCAAACCTTATGTCGAGGATGTAGAAAACATGATTGAGCAAGCATTGACAATCGGCAAGCCCAAGGCTGCCTACCGATTGGCCTATATAGAATCCAAAGGAGAAGATTTTGTCGTCGTGGATGGGTTTAAGTTCACCAGCAGAGTATTGCGGGTCAACCTGGCGGAAACCTTTAAAGTCGTCCCTTATGTTATCACTTGCGGAGAAGAGCTTGAAAGATGGGCAAAAACCTTTCATCATATGTTTGAATCCTATTGTGCCGATGGGATTATGGAAGCAGTTATGCATTCCGCCCGGGTGGCATTTTTCTCCCAAATTGCAGAAGAATATAATTTAGGCCATGCCGTCAACATGAATCCCGGTTCTCTTGAAGATTGGCCGCTCAAAGAACAAGCACCTTTATTCCAACTTTTAGGTGACGTCAAAAGCTTAATCGGGGTGGAACTGAAAGAAAGCTTCCTCATGAGCCCTATCAAAACAGTATCCGGTTTCCGTTTTTCTAAGGAAGGAAGCTACGAGAATTGTCAGCTTTGTCCCAGAGAGAAGTGTCCCGGACGGAGAGCCCCTTATGAGCAAAATTTGTATGCGGAAAAGTATCAATTAAAGTAA
- a CDS encoding ABC transporter ATP-binding protein, translating to MNIIELKEIYKIYGKSDYRTIALNNINLAIEKGDFLAIMGPSSSGKSTFLNILGCMDVPTSGEYYLNGVLINSQSDRALSNIRNHTVSFIFQNFALLKDYSLYENIELPLLHRKIPSKQKKEKIMHYSSKLGINSILRKKPQETSGGQQQRAAIARALVCESEVILADEPTGALDQKTGENLLLLLKQINQEGKTILIVTHDSKTANYANKIITINDGEIV from the coding sequence ATGAATATCATTGAACTGAAAGAAATCTATAAGATTTACGGCAAAAGCGATTACCGGACTATCGCGCTCAATAATATAAATCTGGCCATAGAAAAAGGAGATTTTCTGGCGATTATGGGGCCCTCCAGCTCGGGAAAATCCACCTTCTTAAATATTTTAGGCTGTATGGATGTTCCTACAAGCGGAGAGTATTATTTAAACGGAGTTCTAATAAATTCGCAGTCCGACAGGGCGTTAAGCAATATCCGAAATCATACTGTCAGTTTTATTTTTCAGAATTTTGCTCTTCTCAAAGACTACAGCCTTTATGAAAATATTGAATTGCCCCTTCTTCATCGGAAAATACCGTCTAAACAAAAAAAGGAAAAAATCATGCATTATTCCTCAAAACTTGGAATAAACAGTATTCTTCGGAAAAAACCTCAGGAAACATCGGGTGGCCAACAACAACGGGCGGCCATCGCCAGAGCACTGGTGTGCGAATCAGAAGTCATTTTGGCTGATGAGCCAACCGGCGCGTTAGATCAAAAAACGGGAGAAAATCTGCTGTTGCTGTTAAAACAAATTAATCAGGAAGGGAAAACAATTTTGATCGTGACCCACGACAGCAAAACGGCAAACTATGCGAATAAGATAATAACAATTAATGACGGCGAAATTGTTTGA
- a CDS encoding ABC transporter permease gives MPSIKIALKSLGKRKLTTILFIVQFTITIYMLHTAVMGIKTNSYQEKYLNADIDKTMHLTLFNVTYAEYFRSSFLTLAEYINNLPGVEGFGGYDLTNTFFAELENDNAFLTKRKELTKGSFKEQYPHAVEIIKMDQGVYQLAKLQIVQGRSFQDSDFNPNQKTIPILIGEAYSQIIKLDQMITDSNTGIQYKVIGFIGNDSRWFNEHDYIGNKLVSLSDKFVAPFSSSENSILEKSNSLFYTLSNTEEQENISMLIENKAKELNLGIACKSIREELLLYKQNNREIMFSHLFICIFLGVMSLFGLITVSVSTVLARKREFGIRMVTGASKAYIRSLIIKENFIIIAISALLASLAILTMNYLAVKQAINDGEMINPMQDSSLETVLLSIIIIMGITFLSSILPVHKVNSLKPVEMIGGNDR, from the coding sequence ATGCCATCCATTAAGATTGCCTTAAAGTCTTTGGGAAAAAGAAAACTGACAACGATTCTTTTCATCGTGCAGTTTACAATTACTATTTATATGTTGCATACAGCCGTTATGGGTATCAAGACAAACTCTTATCAAGAAAAGTATCTCAACGCAGATATTGATAAAACAATGCATTTAACGCTATTCAACGTAACCTATGCCGAATACTTCAGGTCAAGTTTTCTCACCCTCGCCGAGTATATAAATAACCTGCCGGGAGTTGAAGGTTTTGGAGGGTACGACTTAACCAATACCTTTTTTGCAGAACTTGAGAATGATAACGCTTTTTTGACGAAAAGAAAGGAATTAACCAAAGGCTCCTTTAAGGAGCAATATCCTCATGCCGTCGAGATCATTAAGATGGATCAAGGAGTATATCAGCTAGCAAAATTACAAATAGTCCAGGGCAGGAGTTTTCAGGACAGTGACTTCAATCCGAATCAGAAAACGATTCCGATATTAATTGGCGAAGCTTATTCTCAAATAATAAAACTGGATCAGATGATAACAGACAGCAATACCGGAATTCAATATAAAGTGATTGGTTTTATCGGCAATGACAGCCGTTGGTTCAATGAGCATGATTATATCGGCAATAAGCTGGTCAGCCTGTCCGATAAATTCGTTGCCCCTTTTTCGTCTTCGGAAAATTCAATACTGGAAAAGTCCAACTCGTTATTTTATACCCTCAGCAATACTGAAGAGCAGGAGAATATCAGCATGCTCATTGAAAACAAAGCAAAGGAATTGAACCTCGGAATCGCGTGTAAATCGATCAGAGAAGAACTGCTCCTTTACAAACAAAATAACAGGGAGATTATGTTTAGCCACCTATTCATCTGTATCTTCCTGGGGGTTATGTCGCTCTTTGGGTTGATTACCGTCAGCGTCTCCACCGTTTTAGCCAGAAAGAGAGAATTTGGGATAAGGATGGTGACGGGGGCCAGCAAAGCGTATATTCGCTCTTTAATCATAAAAGAAAACTTTATTATTATTGCCATTTCCGCATTATTGGCAAGTTTAGCTATTTTGACGATGAATTATCTCGCCGTAAAACAAGCAATAAACGACGGAGAAATGATAAATCCAATGCAAGATAGCAGTCTGGAAACCGTCTTATTGTCAATCATCATTATTATGGGGATAACGTTTCTTTCATCGATACTACCCGTTCATAAGGTTAATTCCTTAAAACCGGTGGAAATGATAGGAGGCAATGATCGATGA
- a CDS encoding FtsX-like permease family protein, translating to MYKIITLLKRQFIAHTVSIIFLLIGFIVSILLISIGTSAVLGLKQAAIMKENATPQNALAMTYAFSKKSSFDDHLEIIKNISVNSGVMVANHSLYFNEDQSKHPLTAIFFQEESKWTYPYYDGRYLKTSEINQGASVILIGKNLLGLTHKKDGIKYLDIEGEEYEVIGLIGVKNQYTTWDSRILMPLTSVPESTRSEIESSGCTMILYNDEKLPMDDFNTLKDKILQVDKDAMITAEELNPGSEKIIIDLFAQKDSLVIFTLLVYVIALINLVNITSYWINDRRYEIGVRKAFGHTNLQVAMMLFSEMFLVLLTGCIIALVLHMLLNQILSNMLDYPSTVTYVNWLTAIIFTMASSLAATIIPIVKSMKIQPIEIMRK from the coding sequence TTGTATAAAATAATAACTTTATTAAAACGGCAGTTCATAGCCCACACCGTTTCCATCATATTTTTATTGATAGGCTTTATCGTATCCATATTGCTTATATCCATTGGAACCAGTGCTGTACTTGGGTTAAAACAAGCCGCCATAATGAAAGAAAACGCCACGCCGCAAAATGCTTTGGCCATGACATATGCTTTTAGTAAAAAGTCCAGTTTTGACGATCATTTAGAAATAATTAAAAATATCTCCGTGAATTCCGGCGTTATGGTAGCGAACCACTCCCTTTATTTTAACGAAGATCAATCCAAACACCCCTTAACCGCTATCTTTTTTCAAGAAGAATCCAAATGGACTTATCCGTATTACGATGGAAGATATTTAAAAACAAGTGAAATAAATCAAGGAGCCAGCGTAATTTTAATCGGTAAAAACCTGTTAGGGCTTACCCATAAGAAAGATGGAATAAAGTACCTGGATATTGAGGGCGAAGAGTATGAAGTGATTGGCTTAATCGGTGTAAAAAATCAATATACGACATGGGATTCCAGAATATTGATGCCCCTTACGTCAGTCCCTGAGAGTACCAGGAGCGAAATTGAAAGCAGCGGCTGCACTATGATCTTGTATAATGATGAAAAACTGCCCATGGATGATTTTAATACCTTGAAGGATAAAATCCTTCAAGTGGATAAAGACGCCATGATCACGGCTGAGGAATTAAACCCAGGCAGCGAAAAGATTATCATTGATTTATTTGCACAGAAGGATAGTTTGGTGATTTTTACTCTCTTGGTTTATGTAATAGCCTTAATAAATCTGGTTAATATCACATCCTATTGGATCAATGACCGAAGATATGAAATTGGGGTAAGAAAAGCTTTTGGACATACGAACCTTCAGGTTGCCATGATGTTATTCTCGGAAATGTTTCTCGTTTTATTGACAGGCTGCATTATCGCCTTGGTTTTACATATGCTTTTAAACCAAATTTTAAGTAACATGCTGGATTATCCGTCAACTGTAACCTACGTTAATTGGTTAACGGCTATCATTTTCACAATGGCCTCGTCTCTTGCAGCAACAATCATTCCCATCGTCAAATCTATGAAAATTCAACCCATTGAAATCATGAGAAAGTAA